A stretch of the Candidatus Bathyarchaeia archaeon genome encodes the following:
- a CDS encoding MBL fold metallo-hydrolase — MRIKWENSVLIEHKETKIALDPQYKSVSCRAAFITHAHMDHSRAFRVNHILKFSSEETRNLVSIDGVKVDRWQPITLKTRTAIDDFEIIPHSSGHVLGSYEFEISTPEGTILFTGDLNTKDARTVEPAKPVKCDVLIIESTFGSPHFVFPSDDIIIRDMVEWANKILGEDKIPVFQTDPLGNAQEIIRIFNENTDLPVITHWKITKTNRVYESYGHRMEYIDMETEDAKELISQRNAVIIVPKNLDLSSNPKYVSALVSGWALRFRRKSFPLSDHADFPSLIKFASECNPKLVLTYHGGRLNDILAKFIEKKLNVRAYPIDLIPTIFSIK; from the coding sequence TTGAGAATAAAGTGGGAGAACAGTGTACTAATAGAGCATAAAGAGACTAAGATTGCTCTAGACCCGCAATATAAGAGTGTAAGTTGTAGAGCCGCTTTTATAACACATGCACATATGGATCATTCACGAGCATTCAGGGTCAACCACATACTTAAGTTCTCTTCCGAAGAAACGAGGAACCTTGTATCTATAGACGGCGTTAAAGTAGATAGATGGCAGCCCATAACATTAAAGACAAGAACAGCGATAGATGATTTTGAAATAATACCGCATTCATCAGGACACGTACTGGGATCCTACGAGTTTGAGATATCTACACCAGAAGGAACAATTTTATTCACTGGAGACTTGAATACTAAAGATGCAAGGACCGTTGAACCAGCTAAGCCTGTTAAATGTGATGTTTTAATAATTGAGTCAACATTCGGCTCCCCGCATTTTGTTTTTCCATCAGACGATATTATTATCAGAGATATGGTGGAGTGGGCGAACAAGATTCTGGGAGAGGATAAAATCCCGGTCTTTCAGACGGATCCCCTTGGTAATGCGCAGGAGATAATACGGATATTTAATGAGAACACGGATTTACCAGTTATTACACACTGGAAGATTACGAAAACTAATAGAGTATATGAATCATATGGGCATAGGATGGAATATATTGATATGGAAACAGAGGATGCTAAGGAATTAATCTCGCAGCGGAATGCTGTAATTATTGTACCTAAAAATTTAGATTTATCCTCTAACCCAAAGTATGTTTCAGCCTTGGTCTCTGGGTGGGCGCTGAGATTTAGACGTAAATCCTTTCCCCTAAGTGATCATGCGGATTTTCCGAGTCTAATAAAGTTTGCTAGTGAATGTAATCCTAAGCTAGTCTTAACCTACCATGGGGGGAGACTGAATGATATTTTAGCGAAGTTTATTGAGAAGAAACTTAATGTGAGAGCTTATCCAATAGATCTCATACCAACTATATTTTCAATAAAATAG
- a CDS encoding energy-coupling factor transporter transmembrane component T: MSVFDGLKFRNISSPIHKIDPRAKFIYVCVLFVISVLFNQILPLLIIFLLQIPLVIIAKVKREWLRLIRGSIFFAIIIFAMNILSLYFYSGQQSLGSIMEYALAMTLRFIVLVESFSIFFLTTSPDMLGLSLEQIGVPYEFCFAFITAIRFVPVLAEEAQTIIDAQRSRGLELEGGNFIKRIRNYIPILIPLIVNAIRRSLEMAEAMESRAWGASKKRTNIYTLKMSGRDYAFILISIIMLLISIYTWLFIKIPSILMS; encoded by the coding sequence ATGAGCGTTTTTGACGGCTTAAAATTTAGGAATATTTCGTCACCCATACATAAGATTGATCCTAGGGCTAAGTTCATTTATGTGTGTGTTCTATTTGTCATATCTGTCTTATTTAATCAGATTCTCCCACTTTTAATAATATTCCTTCTACAGATCCCCCTAGTTATAATTGCAAAGGTTAAGAGGGAATGGCTCCGTTTAATCAGGGGCTCAATTTTCTTCGCTATAATAATTTTTGCAATGAATATTCTTTCGCTTTATTTTTATAGTGGTCAGCAATCACTTGGATCAATCATGGAGTATGCTTTAGCCATGACCCTACGATTCATTGTCTTAGTTGAATCATTCTCGATATTCTTCCTAACAACCTCGCCAGATATGCTTGGGTTATCCCTAGAGCAGATAGGGGTCCCCTATGAATTTTGTTTTGCATTCATAACGGCGATAAGATTTGTTCCAGTTCTAGCCGAGGAGGCACAAACAATAATAGATGCCCAGAGGTCTCGTGGACTTGAACTTGAAGGCGGAAACTTCATTAAGAGAATAAGAAACTATATACCAATTCTAATACCGTTAATAGTAAACGCCATAAGGAGAAGCTTAGAGATGGCGGAAGCAATGGAGTCCAGAGCTTGGGGGGCATCAAAGAAAAGAACAAACATATATACACTGAAGATGAGTGGAAGAGATTATGCATTCATCCTCATTTCTATAATCATGCTCTTAATCTCAATTTACACATGGTTATTCATAAAAATACCATCCATACTAATGAGCTAA
- a CDS encoding DUF4438 domain-containing protein, translating to MINNRAVTIGIIVHTDCIISGHDPGVTTLLTSKNGKILPRIDPDANIAKILKLR from the coding sequence ATTATTAATAATCGCGCAGTAACGATTGGAATAATAGTTCATACTGACTGCATAATCTCAGGGCATGATCCCGGTGTAACAACTCTGTTAACCTCTAAAAATGGAAAGATACTTCCAAGAATAGACCCTGACGCGAATATAGCGAAAATCCTAAAATTAAGATAA
- a CDS encoding alpha/beta fold hydrolase has product MIKPVTFKNEGQQIVGILHMPDNIKPGEKFPGVVMFHGFTGNKTEAHRLFVKVAKSLSESGFIVLRFDFRGSGDSDGEFEDTTLPGEVSDAERALTFLLRRRNTDRERVGVIGLSMGGRVAAILASKDERIKFAILYSPALGPLRNALLSRMNRENLDKLDSGELIELWAGWYLRKAFFDTVDYIVPLDIMDRIKVPTLIIHGDKDEVIPIELSIRGYEIIKGLNERNELYIVKGGDHVFSKKEHMMEVIKKTIEWIRSLNLNGF; this is encoded by the coding sequence TTGATTAAACCAGTCACATTTAAGAATGAGGGACAGCAGATAGTTGGAATTCTTCATATGCCTGACAATATTAAACCCGGCGAAAAGTTTCCAGGAGTAGTAATGTTCCATGGTTTCACTGGAAATAAAACTGAAGCCCATAGACTATTTGTTAAGGTAGCTAAGAGCCTATCTGAATCCGGGTTTATTGTTCTCCGCTTCGACTTTAGAGGATCAGGTGATAGTGATGGTGAGTTTGAAGATACAACATTGCCGGGTGAGGTGAGTGATGCTGAGAGAGCCTTAACATTCCTTTTAAGGAGGAGGAATACTGATAGGGAAAGGGTGGGTGTAATAGGCTTAAGCATGGGTGGAAGGGTTGCGGCGATACTTGCCTCAAAAGATGAGCGGATTAAGTTTGCAATTCTATATTCACCAGCCCTAGGACCATTAAGAAATGCGCTTCTTTCACGGATGAATAGAGAAAACCTGGATAAGCTTGATTCTGGCGAACTTATTGAACTTTGGGCTGGATGGTACTTGAGGAAAGCTTTCTTTGATACTGTTGACTATATTGTTCCATTAGATATTATGGATAGAATTAAGGTGCCAACTTTAATTATACATGGCGATAAAGATGAAGTCATACCTATAGAATTGTCTATTAGAGGCTATGAAATCATTAAAGGATTAAATGAGAGAAATGAACTCTACATAGTTAAGGGTGGTGATCACGTTTTTTCTAAGAAAGAGCATATGATGGAGGTAATAAAGAAGACAATTGAATGGATTAGATCATTAAATCTTAATGGATTCTAA
- a CDS encoding endo-1,4-beta-xylanase, with protein MGVKELYDQILELKREIAVVKMAIPPLRSIAEKCGIYIGTAVERSLLDIPDYTRILKQEFNILTTENALKFGLIHPQPNVYSFSDADYIISSAESNRMKVRGHTLIWHQQLPEWITQGNYTHEEWINILCEHIMTVVGHYRGRIYAWDVVNEAIADDGTLRDTVWLRNIGPEYIEMAFRWAHEADPQALLFYNDYGAEGLNAKSDAIYNLVKGLLEKGVPIHGVGLQMHISLENPPNPQEVAANIKRLNDLGLEVHITEMDVRIRMPAKWEDFIRQAEIYRDILKVCLSADNCKAFMMWGFHRQIFLDTGLFQRLWRGFNL; from the coding sequence ATGGGAGTAAAAGAATTATATGACCAAATTTTAGAACTTAAGAGAGAGATTGCGGTAGTTAAGATGGCGATACCGCCACTAAGAAGCATTGCTGAGAAGTGCGGGATTTATATTGGCACTGCTGTAGAGCGTAGTCTCCTTGATATACCGGACTACACCCGCATACTTAAGCAGGAATTTAACATATTAACAACCGAGAATGCATTAAAGTTCGGTCTAATTCATCCACAGCCAAATGTGTATTCTTTTAGCGACGCGGACTATATAATTAGCTCTGCTGAGTCTAATAGGATGAAGGTTCGCGGGCATACGCTTATCTGGCATCAGCAACTCCCTGAATGGATTACTCAGGGAAATTATACTCATGAGGAGTGGATAAATATTCTGTGTGAGCATATAATGACTGTCGTGGGACATTATAGGGGAAGAATATATGCATGGGATGTGGTTAATGAGGCTATAGCTGACGATGGAACATTAAGGGATACTGTTTGGCTGAGGAATATTGGTCCAGAATATATTGAGATGGCTTTTAGGTGGGCGCATGAAGCAGACCCGCAAGCCCTACTCTTTTACAACGACTACGGCGCTGAAGGTTTAAATGCAAAATCCGACGCCATATATAATCTTGTTAAGGGGCTTCTGGAGAAGGGCGTTCCAATACATGGCGTTGGTTTACAGATGCATATAAGCCTAGAGAATCCGCCAAACCCGCAGGAAGTAGCGGCTAACATTAAACGCCTAAATGACCTAGGTTTAGAGGTTCACATAACCGAGATGGACGTCAGAATTAGAATGCCCGCTAAATGGGAAGACTTTATTAGGCAAGCGGAGATATACCGCGATATCCTCAAAGTATGCCTATCCGCAGATAACTGTAAAGCTTTCATGATGTGGGGGTTTCACAGACAAATATTCTTGGATACCGGGCTATTTCAGCGGTTATGGCGCGGCTTTAATCTTTAA
- a CDS encoding ATP-binding cassette domain-containing protein, which yields MEVENVYFTYPNGVEALKGVSLRVEDGEFVAIMGQNGAGKTTLVKHFNGLLKPTKGRVLIDGIDTRNVSVATLSRKVGFVFQNPDHQLFSETVEDEIFFALKNFGFDERVISERVDWALNLLDLTQYRKTSPFMLSGGERKRVALASVLAWDPKILILDEPTIGQDNYQKERLRQFIIQMNQQGKTVIIVTHDIEFVVECEPRVVLMANGKIIADGEAKKILTDPELINRSSLVLPEITQVFLRLNDFGFPSNVINIYEAKRLILERLSGGVSK from the coding sequence ATAGAGGTTGAGAATGTTTATTTTACTTATCCTAATGGTGTTGAAGCCCTTAAGGGTGTTTCTCTAAGGGTTGAGGATGGAGAGTTTGTTGCTATAATGGGACAGAATGGCGCTGGAAAGACAACATTAGTTAAGCACTTTAATGGCTTACTTAAACCAACTAAAGGCAGAGTTCTAATTGATGGGATTGACACAAGAAATGTGAGCGTGGCAACCCTATCTAGAAAGGTCGGCTTCGTCTTCCAGAACCCGGACCATCAGCTATTTAGCGAAACGGTTGAGGATGAAATTTTCTTCGCACTTAAGAATTTCGGTTTTGATGAGAGGGTTATTTCGGAGAGAGTTGATTGGGCACTGAACCTCCTAGACTTAACACAATACCGAAAAACCTCACCTTTCATGCTAAGCGGGGGTGAAAGAAAGAGAGTAGCTTTAGCCTCTGTTCTAGCATGGGATCCTAAGATCCTAATACTTGATGAGCCAACTATAGGTCAGGACAATTATCAAAAAGAGAGACTCCGACAGTTTATAATTCAGATGAACCAGCAGGGCAAAACCGTGATAATAGTGACTCATGACATAGAATTCGTTGTTGAATGTGAACCGAGAGTTGTTCTAATGGCGAATGGCAAAATAATTGCTGATGGTGAAGCAAAGAAAATATTGACAGATCCCGAGTTGATCAATAGATCCTCTTTGGTGTTACCCGAAATAACACAAGTCTTCTTAAGACTTAACGACTTTGGCTTCCCAAGTAACGTTATAAACATTTATGAGGCTAAGCGCTTAATTCTTGAGAGGCTTAGTGGTGGAGTTAGTAAATGA
- the cysS gene encoding cysteine--tRNA ligase — protein MVLKIFNTMGMQKEEFMPLREGEVRIYVCGPTVYDFIHVGNARAFVVADVVRRYLEYKGFRVILVSNITDVDDKIIRRAQETGMSLQQISELYSEVYFEDISALNIKKPDVNPRATQHISEMIEAIQKLIERGYAYQVDGDVYFDITKFEDYGKLSGNKMEALEMGARIEINPKKRNPADFALWKAQKEGEPGWHSPWGWGRPGWHIECSTMAMKYLGETFDIHMGGKDLIFPHHENEIAQAEALTGKTFARYWMHNEWLTVEGQKMSKSLGNFVTVRDALKIYDPQVLRFFLISAHYRSPLDFNKENLRIAENNLKKIINAVERLFSLRERSERTQAEENLLEEVRRAEREFENAMDDDFNTPLAISAIFAIVKAINNYADRNAEIESSAKKEVYNKLSTLMEILGIELQFKKKEVAANLETILNGLVNLLLEIRQEMRERREWEISDKIREEMRKLGFIIEDAPGKTKWKHANFEFSSDKSSPNTKSDN, from the coding sequence ATGGTCTTAAAAATCTTTAACACAATGGGCATGCAGAAGGAAGAATTCATGCCTTTACGTGAAGGTGAAGTCCGTATATATGTTTGTGGTCCAACAGTATATGATTTCATCCATGTTGGAAATGCAAGGGCATTCGTTGTTGCAGATGTTGTACGTAGATACCTTGAATATAAAGGTTTTAGAGTTATACTTGTGAGTAACATAACTGATGTAGATGATAAAATAATTAGACGTGCTCAGGAAACAGGAATGAGCCTACAGCAGATAAGCGAATTATATAGTGAAGTGTACTTTGAAGATATATCCGCATTAAATATAAAGAAACCGGATGTTAATCCAAGGGCAACACAGCACATATCCGAAATGATAGAAGCTATTCAGAAGCTTATTGAGAGGGGATACGCCTATCAAGTTGATGGAGACGTATACTTTGACATAACAAAGTTTGAGGATTATGGTAAGCTATCTGGAAACAAGATGGAAGCCCTAGAAATGGGCGCTAGAATAGAGATAAATCCGAAAAAGAGGAATCCAGCGGACTTCGCATTATGGAAGGCTCAGAAGGAGGGGGAGCCAGGCTGGCATAGCCCATGGGGCTGGGGTAGACCAGGCTGGCATATTGAGTGCTCAACAATGGCAATGAAGTATTTGGGTGAAACCTTTGACATCCATATGGGAGGTAAAGATTTAATTTTCCCACACCATGAGAATGAGATAGCTCAAGCTGAAGCCCTAACTGGAAAAACATTTGCCAGATATTGGATGCATAATGAGTGGCTTACTGTTGAGGGGCAGAAGATGTCAAAATCTCTTGGAAACTTTGTTACCGTTAGGGATGCTTTAAAAATCTATGATCCGCAAGTATTAAGGTTCTTCCTGATATCCGCCCATTATAGGAGCCCGCTTGACTTCAACAAGGAAAACCTCAGGATTGCAGAAAATAACCTTAAGAAGATTATTAATGCCGTGGAGAGACTTTTTTCACTGAGAGAAAGATCCGAAAGAACGCAAGCCGAAGAGAATCTCCTGGAGGAAGTGCGGAGGGCTGAAAGAGAATTTGAGAATGCAATGGACGATGACTTCAACACACCACTAGCCATTTCAGCAATATTTGCCATTGTTAAAGCCATAAATAACTATGCTGACAGAAATGCTGAGATCGAATCCTCAGCTAAGAAGGAGGTCTATAATAAACTTAGCACTCTCATGGAGATTTTAGGTATAGAACTTCAGTTTAAGAAAAAAGAGGTTGCTGCGAACCTAGAGACCATACTAAACGGATTAGTGAACTTACTCCTCGAAATAAGGCAAGAAATGAGGGAAAGAAGGGAATGGGAGATATCGGATAAAATAAGAGAGGAGATGCGGAAACTCGGCTTCATCATCGAAGATGCACCCGGGAAAACAAAGTGGAAACATGCTAATTTTGAGTTTTCTTCAGATAAGTCCTCACCGAATACTAAAAGTGATAATTAA
- a CDS encoding ATP-binding cassette domain-containing protein: MAIIETRNLTYIYPFTEKPAFESVNLSIGRGEFVLLTGPSGCGKTTLCRCLNGLIPHFYGGKLEGEIIVAGLKPSEHPIYKMAQHVGMVFQNPENQLFALTVEKDVAFGLENLGLPRDEIRRRVNWALKVTGIYDLKDKAPFELSGGQQQRVAIASVLAMQPEIIVLDEPTSFLDPLSAKNILETVHQLSRDLKITVILIEHRLDLAARYANRVIVMKDGHIVLDDEPRRAFLDEKIRLIGIGIPKVVKLYFLLREDSVDIGGVPLSPEEASKLIEGVLISDRG, translated from the coding sequence TTGGCAATAATTGAAACTAGAAACCTAACATATATTTATCCATTTACCGAGAAGCCTGCCTTTGAGAGTGTAAACCTTAGTATAGGGAGGGGAGAATTTGTTCTTTTAACTGGACCGAGTGGATGTGGGAAGACAACGCTTTGCAGATGTCTTAATGGGCTTATACCACACTTTTATGGTGGTAAGCTTGAGGGTGAAATAATTGTCGCTGGCTTAAAGCCATCTGAACATCCAATCTATAAGATGGCGCAGCATGTAGGGATGGTCTTTCAGAACCCTGAAAATCAGCTCTTCGCTTTAACAGTTGAGAAGGATGTGGCTTTTGGGCTAGAGAATCTGGGGCTTCCCAGGGATGAGATCCGCAGGAGGGTTAACTGGGCTCTTAAAGTTACTGGAATATATGATTTAAAGGATAAAGCGCCGTTTGAATTGTCAGGCGGTCAACAGCAGAGAGTTGCCATAGCCTCTGTACTGGCAATGCAACCTGAAATTATCGTTCTTGATGAGCCAACCTCATTTCTCGATCCTTTAAGTGCAAAAAATATTCTGGAAACAGTCCATCAGCTGAGTAGGGATTTAAAGATAACAGTAATCCTTATTGAGCATAGGTTGGATTTAGCAGCAAGGTATGCTAACCGCGTGATCGTGATGAAGGATGGACATATAGTTTTAGATGATGAGCCTAGGAGGGCTTTTCTTGATGAGAAGATTAGGCTTATTGGTATCGGCATACCTAAAGTCGTTAAATTATATTTTTTGCTAAGAGAAGATAGTGTTGATATAGGCGGGGTTCCATTAAGTCCGGAAGAAGCCTCTAAGCTAATAGAGGGGGTGCTTATCTCTGATAGAGGTTGA